Proteins from one Nicotiana tabacum cultivar K326 chromosome 23, ASM71507v2, whole genome shotgun sequence genomic window:
- the LOC142177262 gene encoding uncharacterized protein LOC142177262: MDERCTWRLKASSLRASNLFKVTDFNSVHSCLDDKRFCSQKQVVSTFVAVVVQNILVDPKIIYTPTDIQRDIQKVYGMDLSYRQAWRSKEKAMQLLRGTPSESYKKIPTYLYMLEYANPGSVTRLHTERDGSFLYAFIAIYASIRGWVYCRLRGWIYCRPTIVVDGSCLRSTYKGTILTASTQDAAGQILPLAYAIVDSKNDASCEWFVVQFREIYGQREGMCIVSDMHDGIWRANSIVYPEVAHCASRAYIVEEFNMHMAELEANDSRVKTYMMDIGYDKWS, from the exons ATGGATGAAAGATGCACTTGGAGACTTAAAGCATCAAGCCTACGAGCATCAAATCTTTTCAAAGTGACGGATTTCAATTCTGTCCATAGTTGTTTAGATGATAAGAGATTTTGTTCACAAAAGCAAGTTGTCTCAACTTTTGTTGCAGTTGTGGTACAAAATATACTTGTTGACCCGAAAATTATATATACACCAACAGATATCCAGAGAGACATACAAAAAGTATATGGTATGGACTTAAGCTACAGGCaagcatggagatcaaaagaaaAAGCAATGCAATTGTTGAGAGGAACACCAAGTGAGTCATACAAGAAAATACCAACATATCTTTACATGTTAGAGTACGCTAACCCAGGATCAGTGACACGACTACACACTGAAAGAGATGGGAGCTTCTTGTATGCATTCATAGCTATATATGCATCGATTAGAGGATGGGTCTATTGTAGGCTAAGAGGCTGGATCTATTGTAGGCCAACAATTGTAGTTGATGGAAGTTGTTTAAGGTCAACATACAAAGGGACCATACTCACGGCTTCCACGCAGGACGCAGCGG GACAAATTCTACCCCTCGCATATGCAATTGTTGATTCGAAAAATGATGCATCGTGTGAGTGGTTCGTCGTGCAGTTTAGAGAAATCTATGGACAAAGAGAGGGAATGTGCATTGTATCAGACATGCATGATGGTATATGGAGAGCAAATTCAATTGTTTATCCTGAAGTCGCTCATTGTGCAT CAAGAGCATACATTGTTGAAGAATTCAACATGCATATGGCAGAGTTAGAAGCTAATGATAGTAGAGTGAAAACATACATGATGGATATTGGATATGATAAATGGTCCTAG